Proteins found in one Molothrus aeneus isolate 106 unplaced genomic scaffold, BPBGC_Maene_1.0 scaffold_35, whole genome shotgun sequence genomic segment:
- the LOC136570558 gene encoding serine/threonine-protein kinase PAK 3-like, whose amino-acid sequence MFIYNRQLFMHFDNDGTSCLDSEQLLLRAQKQHQHLLGLPLLPKRRPKRRKTAVSFPLLWGTMVNFPQCREMTVNFPLLWETRANIPRGGNATARLPRGGTRTGDISRPGTRTVDVPWCGTRVAKLPRSGMRTMDVSQCGMRMEDILWLGKRRVNISQHGKWTANIPWLGKRMANLQRVGKRMEKLQRFGKRMEKLQHFGKRMEKLPLLGKRTMNLPPLWDPGLNILTAAQPGSQRGEGSGNTVSEAEPAEKYLEVEQIGQGAFGTVYKGLDRATGGEVAIKKMSLRGQNRERAVNEILLLKDKKNPNIVNSLDSFLVDGDLWLVMEYMDGGTLRDVVRQTRMDEGEMAAVSRECLQGLDFLHSNRVIHRDLKSSNILLGMDGSVRLADFGLCAQLSPEQDQRSSMVGTAHWMAPEVVTRSPYGPKVDIWSFGIVTIEMVEGEPPYFRETAAMARALIRQNGTPQLQEPRRLSALLRDFLECSLEPDEERRWAAQELLQHPFLSSAKPLSSLTPLITAAKQLREQQSR is encoded by the exons ATGTTCATCTACAACCGGCAACTGTTCATGCACTTTGACAATGAC GGCACCTCCTGTCTGGATTCCGAGCAGCTCCTCCTTCG GGCAcagaagcagcaccagcacctcctggggctccctctGCTTCCGAAGAGGAGGCCCAAGAGGAGGAAGACAGCAGTGAGCTTCCCGCTGCTCTGGGGGACGATGGTGAACTTCCCTCAGTGCCGGGAGATGACAGTGAACTTCCCGCTGCTCTGGGAGACAAGGGCGAACATCCCGCGGGGTGGGAATGCAACGGCGAGGCTCCCGCGGggtgggacaaggacaggggacATCTCCCGGCCTGGGACGAGGACGGTGGATGTCCCCTGGTGTGGGACCAGAGTGGCCAAGCTCCCACGGAGTGGGATGAGGACAATGGATGTCTCCCAGtgtgggatgaggatggaggaCATCCTGTGGCTTGGGAAGAGGAGAGTGAACATCTCCCAGCATGGGAAGTGGACAGCAAACATCCCCTGGCTTGGAAAGAGGATGGCGAACCTCCAGCGTgttgggaagaggatggagaagctgcagcgttttgggaagaggatggagaagctgcagcattttgggaagaggatggagaagctcCCTCTGCTTGGGAAGAGGACAATGAACCTCCCTCCGCTGTGGGATCCTGGGCTGAAcattctgacagcagcacagccgggcagccagaggggagaggggagtg GGAACACCGTGAGCGAGGCGGAGCCTGCCGAGAAATACCTGGAAGTGGAGCAGATTGGCCAAGG GGCTTTCGGAACCGTTTATAAAGGACTCGACAGGGCCACTGGAGGAGAG GTGGCCATCAAGAAAATGAGTCTCAGAGGGCAGAACAGGGAACGAGCTGTGAATGAGATCCTGCTCCTGAAGGACAAGAAGAACCCCAACATTGTCAACTCTTTGGACAG cttcCTTGTGGATGGAGATCTCTGGCTGGTGATGGAATACATGGATGGAGGAACTTTGCGGGACGTTGTCAGACAGACGCGCATGGATGAAGGAGAGATGGCAGCTGTCAGTCGGGAG tgtctgcagggccTGGATTTCCTCCATTCCAACCGGGTGATCCACAGGGATCTGAAGAGCTCCAACATCCTCCTGGGCATGGAcggctctgtcaggctgg ctgattttggcctctgcgctcagctcagccctgagcaggaccaGCGCAGCTCCATGGTGGGCACTGCTCACTGGATGGCCCCAGAAGTTGTGACCAGATCTCCTTATGGCCCCAAGGTGGACATCTGGTCCTTTGGCATTGTGACCATCGAGATGGTGGAAGGAGAACCTCCTTACTTCAGGGAAACGGCGGCCATG gctcGCGCTCTGATCCGGCAGAACGGGACCccgcagctgcaggagccccggCGCCTGTCGGCTCTGCTGCGGGACTTCCTCGAGTGCAGCCTGGAGCCGGACGAGGAGCGgcgctgggctgcccaggagctgctgcag CACCCGTTTTTATCATCAGCcaagcctctctccagcctgacccctctgatcactgcagcaaagcaactgagggagcagcagagcagatga